A region from the Salicibibacter cibarius genome encodes:
- a CDS encoding TRAP transporter substrate-binding protein produces MKQLTMHGKQVVSFIFLILVISACFTPSTVMPTIGDEGRIEADTYNLIYHSSYTPKDESDDFDPLYHVQERFMDLVEKRTDGRVTFDVYYNNQLVGQDESVDALANGTIDIQMTSPDYWAERIPEGFIVNLPYWNMGAEHSLHILQETKVGMLYEQALEEYDIKLLNYWISGTSGYMSTSPISDVEAMQGSIINTTSNFAINFNEEVGAGTASLSVAEQYEGLYRGTIDTIQFPYYSLESIRYVDVIDYLSVPTFNPSVGMVAMSQSTWNELPEDIQDIMMETAQEMEETTAEVGPSYDQEIFEFAEDHGVELINMSEGDFEEMEQLAQETVWEDFASVNDRTEQMVESLLMENEKWLEENPEAENYMDQYLD; encoded by the coding sequence ATGAAGCAATTGACAATGCATGGTAAGCAGGTTGTTTCATTTATATTTCTAATACTTGTTATCTCAGCATGCTTTACTCCGTCTACTGTTATGCCAACAATAGGGGACGAGGGAAGAATTGAAGCAGACACTTATAATTTAATTTATCATTCTTCCTACACACCAAAAGATGAATCGGACGACTTTGATCCCTTGTATCATGTCCAGGAAAGGTTCATGGACTTGGTTGAAAAAAGGACGGATGGGCGTGTAACGTTTGATGTTTATTATAATAATCAATTGGTAGGACAGGATGAATCCGTCGATGCACTTGCAAATGGAACCATTGATATACAAATGACATCTCCTGATTATTGGGCAGAAAGGATACCGGAAGGTTTTATCGTTAATTTGCCTTACTGGAATATGGGGGCAGAGCATTCCCTTCATATATTACAAGAAACGAAAGTAGGTATGCTGTATGAACAGGCATTGGAAGAATATGATATAAAGCTTTTAAACTATTGGATCAGCGGGACATCTGGGTATATGTCCACTTCTCCTATTTCTGATGTTGAAGCTATGCAGGGATCGATTATAAATACCACCAGTAATTTTGCAATAAATTTTAACGAAGAAGTGGGTGCCGGGACTGCGTCTTTATCGGTGGCAGAACAATATGAGGGACTATATAGGGGAACGATCGATACCATACAGTTCCCATATTATTCATTAGAGAGCATAAGATATGTTGATGTTATTGATTATTTATCCGTTCCAACCTTTAATCCGTCTGTAGGGATGGTTGCGATGAGCCAGTCCACTTGGAACGAACTTCCCGAGGATATCCAAGACATTATGATGGAGACAGCACAAGAAATGGAAGAAACTACAGCGGAAGTGGGACCGAGTTATGATCAAGAAATCTTTGAATTTGCTGAAGACCATGGAGTAGAATTGATCAACATGTCTGAAGGAGATTTTGAGGAAATGGAACAGCTTGCCCAGGAAACCGTTTGGGAAGACTTTGCGTCTGTGAATGATCGTACAGAACAAATGGTCGAATCATTACTTATGGAAAATGAGAAGTGGCTGGAAGAAAACCCTGAAGCAGAAAATTACATGGACCAGTATCTAGATTAG
- a CDS encoding TRAP transporter substrate-binding protein encodes MNGLDKRNWFVFLSLLLLFILSACVTSESAEIEGGTNEEETYTLTFHSSLPPSVHDWEPKYYAQEKFIELVEERTDGRVTFDVYYSNQLVGQDESADALANGTIDIQNISPSYWAERIPEGNLVSLPYWNMGEEHTLHVLRETEVGALYEEALEDYGIKLLHYWPSSTTGYMSTTPLSNNEDMEGIVMNISSNLTIDFNQSMGAGIASLPAIDQYEGLYRGTIDAIQFPYYALETYSLVDTVDYLAVPTLNPAVTHIAISKDSWEDLPGDIQDIILETGQEMEEAAIEGSQRYTQEVFEFAENNGVEFVSMTEEDYERMEQLSREKVWDNFASINERTEQMIEHLMIENEKWIEENPEAEDYMDQYLE; translated from the coding sequence GTGAATGGTTTGGATAAAAGAAATTGGTTCGTATTTCTATCTTTGCTGCTACTATTTATTCTTTCTGCATGCGTTACATCGGAATCAGCAGAAATAGAGGGTGGAACTAATGAAGAGGAAACGTATACATTGACTTTCCACTCATCCCTACCGCCCTCTGTGCATGATTGGGAACCAAAGTATTATGCCCAAGAGAAGTTTATAGAGTTGGTAGAAGAAAGAACGGATGGTCGTGTAACATTTGACGTCTATTATAGTAACCAATTAGTTGGTCAAGACGAATCGGCTGATGCTCTGGCGAACGGAACCATTGATATACAGAATATCTCACCATCTTATTGGGCGGAAAGAATTCCGGAAGGAAATCTTGTCAGTCTGCCATATTGGAATATGGGTGAAGAACATACCCTTCATGTACTGAGAGAAACCGAAGTCGGGGCATTGTATGAAGAGGCATTAGAAGATTATGGTATAAAACTTTTACATTACTGGCCTAGTAGTACAACTGGGTATATGTCAACGACCCCACTTTCCAACAATGAAGATATGGAAGGGATTGTAATGAATATTTCAAGTAATTTAACGATTGATTTTAATCAATCAATGGGTGCTGGCATAGCCTCCTTGCCGGCAATAGATCAGTATGAGGGGTTGTATAGAGGAACGATTGATGCAATACAATTTCCATATTACGCACTGGAAACCTATAGTCTTGTTGATACTGTTGATTATTTGGCTGTTCCAACGCTTAATCCGGCTGTTACCCATATAGCGATTAGTAAGGATTCATGGGAAGATCTACCTGGAGATATTCAAGACATTATATTAGAAACAGGTCAGGAAATGGAGGAAGCTGCGATTGAAGGTTCACAACGATACACACAAGAAGTATTCGAATTCGCAGAAAATAATGGAGTTGAATTTGTCAGTATGACTGAAGAAGATTACGAGCGTATGGAACAATTGAGTCGAGAAAAAGTATGGGACAATTTTGCATCTATAAATGAACGAACTGAACAAATGATAGAGCACCTGATGATCGAAAATGAAAAATGGATTGAAGAGAATCCGGAGGCAGAAGATTACATGGATCAGTATTTAGAGTGA
- a CDS encoding TRAP transporter large permease yields the protein MELWMIAIILFGSLLLFLFLGIPVSFALGGTSIILGMIYWGGLPSLDGFVLGSYENVTQAILTAVPLYIFMAAVLMYSGLAEDLYEVIYRWFGGIRGGLAAGTSVIAAIFSSMVGVISASTAALGMVSRPSMLKRGYDDKLTLGVIMAGGTLGLLIPPSIVMIIYSSESGESAAALFMAGIVPGFLAATIFIVYSLVLCFINPEKGPKIDFEERYTWGEKFRSLRGVILPLVVIVIVLGSIYFGVATPTEAGAVGGVGALCAAGTKKKLNLENIKSIFLMTARLTGMVFWILIGAAAYARIVAVTGVGDGLAAMISESDYNRWIVLILILVLFLIFGMFMDSVAVLLITAPFFLPLLTALDFDLIWFGVLFIITVCIGSLTPPVGLSLFIMKGVAPEISIGKIYSAVWPFVFLLLLLIVIVLIFPEVAMWLPGMMMD from the coding sequence ATGGAATTATGGATGATAGCGATTATTTTATTTGGATCATTGCTTTTGTTTCTTTTTCTGGGTATTCCGGTAAGCTTTGCCCTCGGAGGCACATCTATTATTCTCGGAATGATCTATTGGGGCGGCCTTCCTAGTCTGGATGGCTTTGTTTTAGGTTCATATGAAAATGTTACGCAAGCCATCCTCACAGCCGTTCCCTTGTATATTTTTATGGCAGCCGTTTTGATGTACAGTGGTTTAGCGGAAGATTTATATGAAGTCATTTACCGTTGGTTCGGAGGCATTCGTGGAGGACTGGCTGCCGGAACATCGGTGATTGCCGCTATATTTTCCTCCATGGTTGGGGTTATTTCTGCATCCACTGCAGCATTGGGGATGGTGTCCAGGCCCTCCATGTTAAAAAGAGGCTATGACGATAAATTAACCTTAGGCGTTATTATGGCAGGGGGTACGTTAGGACTTCTGATCCCGCCAAGCATTGTGATGATCATTTATTCATCGGAATCTGGCGAATCGGCAGCAGCTCTTTTTATGGCCGGAATCGTTCCGGGTTTTTTGGCAGCGACGATATTTATTGTTTATTCACTCGTTTTATGTTTCATAAATCCGGAGAAAGGACCAAAGATTGATTTTGAAGAGCGTTATACTTGGGGGGAAAAATTTCGTTCATTACGTGGGGTCATTCTACCGTTGGTCGTGATTGTTATCGTGCTTGGATCCATTTATTTTGGGGTTGCCACACCGACGGAAGCAGGAGCTGTTGGTGGTGTTGGTGCATTATGTGCCGCAGGTACGAAGAAAAAATTAAACCTGGAAAATATTAAAAGTATATTTCTCATGACCGCTCGTTTAACCGGTATGGTGTTCTGGATTCTAATAGGTGCAGCAGCTTATGCACGTATCGTTGCCGTAACGGGAGTAGGAGACGGATTAGCGGCTATGATTTCTGAGTCCGACTATAACCGCTGGATTGTGTTAATACTAATCCTCGTTTTATTCCTTATTTTTGGGATGTTTATGGACTCGGTGGCTGTATTATTAATCACGGCTCCCTTTTTCTTACCCTTACTTACGGCTTTAGATTTTGATTTGATCTGGTTCGGAGTCTTATTCATCATCACCGTTTGTATAGGAAGCCTCACGCCACCCGTAGGTTTGAGCTTATTTATAATGAAAGGGGTAGCGCCGGAAATAAGTATCGGAAAAATTTATTCGGCGGTATGGCCTTTTGTTTTTCTTCTTTTGTTGCTGATCGTAATCGTATTAATCTTCCCGGAAGTCGCTATGTGGTTGCCGGGTATGATGATGGATTGA
- a CDS encoding NAD(P)H-dependent flavin oxidoreductase has translation MDLPVIMAPMFLINDARMVINTCASGIMGTFPALNARTNTILEEWMKQINEELATLKRENPERNIGPWGINFIVHKSNKRYKEDLKLIEKYQPPVVITSLGDPSPVVEVVDKYGGFVLSDVINIKFAKKAIEKGADGLVLVANGAGGHAGTFNPFSFIHEIREFFYGPIALSGGMTTGEDILATEVLGADFAYVGTRFIPTEESMAPRGYKDMIVESSIEDIIYTDAFSGVNANYLIPSIQNAGLDPNNLQKKEEINFSELRNKEVKAWKDVWGAGQGVGSIREVQTVQEVVDELKGAYDKSKERITRGVYQTWN, from the coding sequence ATGGACTTGCCGGTTATTATGGCACCGATGTTTTTGATCAATGATGCCAGAATGGTGATCAATACTTGCGCCTCTGGCATCATGGGCACCTTTCCAGCACTAAATGCTCGTACGAATACGATTTTGGAAGAATGGATGAAGCAAATAAACGAGGAATTAGCTACATTAAAACGAGAAAATCCTGAAAGAAACATTGGCCCGTGGGGGATTAACTTTATCGTCCATAAGTCGAATAAACGATACAAAGAAGATCTTAAACTGATTGAAAAATATCAGCCCCCAGTTGTTATTACATCTTTAGGGGACCCAAGCCCTGTTGTTGAAGTCGTTGACAAATATGGAGGCTTTGTTTTATCCGACGTCATCAATATAAAATTCGCCAAAAAAGCCATCGAAAAAGGGGCGGATGGATTAGTACTCGTTGCAAACGGTGCTGGTGGCCACGCGGGGACATTTAATCCTTTTTCTTTTATCCATGAAATCAGAGAATTTTTTTATGGCCCAATCGCTTTATCCGGAGGGATGACAACAGGAGAAGATATTCTGGCCACCGAAGTACTTGGAGCAGATTTTGCATATGTTGGCACACGGTTCATTCCGACGGAAGAAAGTATGGCTCCGCGAGGATACAAAGATATGATTGTGGAATCTTCCATCGAAGATATCATTTACACGGATGCGTTCAGCGGCGTCAACGCAAATTACCTTATTCCGAGCATTCAAAATGCCGGTCTTGACCCTAATAACCTCCAGAAAAAAGAAGAGATTAATTTCTCGGAACTTCGAAATAAAGAAGTAAAAGCCTGGAAAGATGTATGGGGTGCCGGCCAAGGTGTTGGGTCCATCCGCGAAGTTCAGACTGTGCAAGAAGTTGTTGATGAACTAAAAGGTGCTTATGACAAGTCTAAGGAACGTATAACGAGAGGAGTTTATCAAACATGGAACTAA
- a CDS encoding enoyl-CoA hydratase/isomerase family protein: MAEVVSVSKEQGIATVTMDNPPMNTLGAQMRKDLAEVFTDLKTDNEVVAIILTGAGERAFMAGADIKEFPDRDKEAEQEASSTSMDVFSVIENTPKPTIAMLNGYTLGGGLEVALTCDIRIAEEHASVGLPEVKLGLLPGGGGTQRLPKIVGPSKAKEIMFTGSQVAADEALQLGIVSKVVPQGEGLATAQELATKIARQSLQALSRIKQLVNEGTEKPLEEGLKMERELFDGLFETKDAKEGISAFIEKRRPVFTHE, translated from the coding sequence ATGGCTGAAGTTGTATCCGTAAGCAAGGAGCAAGGAATTGCAACCGTAACGATGGACAATCCTCCGATGAATACATTGGGCGCGCAAATGAGAAAAGACCTAGCTGAAGTTTTCACAGATTTAAAGACAGATAACGAAGTTGTTGCGATCATCTTAACAGGTGCCGGGGAACGTGCATTTATGGCCGGGGCAGATATTAAAGAGTTTCCGGATCGGGATAAAGAAGCGGAGCAAGAAGCATCTTCCACATCGATGGATGTTTTTAGTGTGATTGAAAATACGCCGAAGCCCACCATTGCAATGCTTAACGGCTATACATTAGGCGGTGGCCTTGAAGTTGCGTTAACATGTGATATTCGTATCGCTGAAGAACATGCAAGCGTCGGTCTGCCGGAGGTAAAGCTTGGATTGCTACCGGGAGGCGGCGGTACGCAAAGGTTGCCTAAAATCGTCGGCCCCTCCAAAGCAAAAGAGATAATGTTTACTGGTTCACAAGTGGCAGCCGATGAAGCGCTTCAGCTCGGCATTGTCAGCAAAGTCGTTCCGCAAGGAGAAGGGCTGGCTACTGCGCAAGAATTAGCGACGAAGATTGCACGGCAGTCCCTTCAGGCACTCAGCCGCATTAAGCAATTAGTGAATGAAGGAACGGAAAAACCGCTGGAGGAAGGCCTTAAAATGGAGCGTGAACTTTTTGACGGGCTTTTCGAGACGAAGGATGCAAAAGAAGGCATCAGTGCATTTATCGAAAAAAGACGTCCGGTGTTTACGCACGAGTAA
- a CDS encoding TRAP transporter small permease subunit: MKRSVIMIMDGITKINKSMVWIMGALIAVVSVLLFVDVLLRYFFSSPTAWAFDLSTWSTGIIAFGLGGYALAMGYHVRIDLFFERFSRRHKCFVDLISAAFLFLMAITLIWLGMDYVIHYYQIDAMSSGGMGMPLWIQWLIVPAGGALIGLQGLVKVINDIYIIITGEELYDAGEGQ, from the coding sequence ATGAAACGCTCCGTTATCATGATCATGGATGGGATCACAAAAATAAATAAATCGATGGTATGGATCATGGGCGCATTAATCGCTGTCGTCAGTGTATTGCTTTTTGTCGATGTGCTCTTAAGGTATTTCTTTAGCTCCCCTACCGCATGGGCGTTCGACCTATCAACGTGGAGCACTGGTATCATCGCTTTTGGCCTTGGTGGATATGCATTGGCTATGGGATACCATGTCCGCATTGATTTATTTTTTGAAAGGTTTTCAAGAAGACACAAATGTTTCGTAGATTTGATTAGTGCTGCCTTTTTATTTCTGATGGCGATCACATTAATTTGGTTAGGTATGGATTATGTCATCCATTATTATCAAATCGACGCCATGTCATCGGGGGGGATGGGCATGCCCTTGTGGATTCAATGGCTTATCGTTCCGGCAGGAGGAGCTTTAATCGGTCTCCAAGGCTTGGTGAAAGTCATCAACGACATCTATATTATTATCACCGGAGAAGAACTGTATGATGCCGGGGAGGGTCAATAA
- a CDS encoding 3-hydroxyacyl-CoA dehydrogenase, translating to MELKNNVAVVTGGSSGLGEAVVKNIVSNGGKAAILDLNEEKGQDLAQSLGENVIYIQTDVTDEESVQSALDETVAKFGYMNVLVNCAGIGGAQKTYGKKGVHDLGHFQKVIQVNLIGTFNAIRLASEKMSANEPNEHEERGVIINTASVAAFEGQMGQASYSASKGGIVGMTLPIARDLASLGIRVSTIAPGLFETPLFGNAPEKVKSALGEMTPFPKRLGYPDEFGQMAKSIIENPMLNGETIRLDGAIRMQPK from the coding sequence ATGGAACTAAAGAACAATGTAGCCGTCGTTACCGGAGGTTCTTCCGGGCTGGGAGAAGCCGTTGTAAAAAACATCGTGTCTAATGGAGGAAAGGCAGCGATCCTCGACCTTAACGAAGAGAAAGGACAGGACCTGGCTCAGTCTCTCGGAGAAAATGTCATTTATATTCAAACAGACGTTACGGATGAGGAAAGTGTACAATCCGCGTTAGATGAAACTGTAGCAAAATTTGGCTATATGAATGTCTTGGTAAATTGCGCGGGGATTGGCGGTGCACAAAAAACGTATGGCAAAAAAGGAGTGCACGACCTCGGACATTTCCAAAAAGTGATTCAAGTTAATTTGATCGGAACATTCAATGCCATCCGCCTTGCGTCGGAGAAAATGAGCGCCAATGAACCAAATGAGCATGAAGAAAGAGGCGTCATCATTAATACAGCATCTGTCGCTGCTTTCGAGGGGCAAATGGGGCAAGCCTCGTACAGTGCTTCAAAAGGCGGAATTGTTGGGATGACGTTGCCGATTGCAAGAGACTTAGCCAGCTTGGGCATTCGAGTATCAACGATCGCTCCGGGATTGTTTGAAACACCATTGTTCGGGAACGCGCCCGAAAAAGTAAAAAGCGCATTGGGAGAAATGACGCCATTCCCTAAACGGCTTGGCTATCCTGATGAATTTGGGCAAATGGCGAAAAGCATCATCGAGAACCCCATGCTTAATGGCGAAACGATTCGTCTTGATGGCGCGATTCGTATGCAGCCTAAATAA
- a CDS encoding SDR family NAD(P)-dependent oxidoreductase — MSLKDFSVKDKVVIITGSSQGIGHRLATGFAEEGAKVVVNSRKYEKLKPLIEEIEKTGGEVLPVQADMREYDDVVALMKKANERFGRIDLLINNAGGSFGHSLDELSPNAFSAITRNNLDQVFNCCAAVRPFMAEQDGGRIINVSSMAGIRPSPGLGAYGAAKAGVISLTETLALEWSKYNILVNCIAPGLIVTEGTKDVLIPTEKKEQEYRNKIPVGRIGVPEDILNACLYLASEASSYITAETIKVEGGPRQG, encoded by the coding sequence TTGAGCTTAAAAGACTTTTCGGTTAAAGACAAAGTTGTCATCATTACCGGGAGTTCTCAAGGGATCGGACATAGACTTGCAACGGGATTTGCCGAAGAAGGCGCTAAAGTTGTCGTTAACAGCAGGAAATATGAAAAACTCAAACCACTGATTGAAGAAATAGAGAAAACCGGTGGAGAAGTACTTCCTGTGCAAGCGGATATGAGAGAGTATGATGATGTCGTAGCGTTAATGAAAAAAGCCAATGAGCGGTTTGGAAGAATCGATCTACTAATCAATAACGCGGGAGGAAGTTTCGGGCATTCATTGGATGAGCTATCACCAAATGCATTCTCGGCGATTACCCGTAATAATTTGGATCAAGTCTTTAATTGTTGCGCTGCCGTCCGGCCATTTATGGCTGAGCAAGACGGAGGCCGGATTATTAATGTAAGTTCGATGGCAGGCATTCGACCCTCCCCGGGCTTGGGAGCCTATGGCGCAGCCAAAGCCGGTGTCATTAGTTTGACCGAAACCCTCGCTTTGGAGTGGTCGAAGTATAATATACTTGTGAACTGCATTGCTCCGGGGTTGATCGTAACCGAGGGGACTAAAGATGTGTTAATACCGACCGAAAAAAAAGAACAAGAATATAGAAATAAAATTCCTGTAGGGAGAATCGGAGTACCGGAAGATATTTTGAACGCTTGTCTTTATCTGGCAAGCGAGGCATCTTCTTATATTACGGCGGAGACGATTAAAGTGGAGGGCGGTCCGCGGCAGGGCTGA
- a CDS encoding SDR family NAD(P)-dependent oxidoreductase, with protein sequence MGHLDDKVAIVTGAGRGIGREVALLMASEGAKVLVNDLGGEASGEGKDIKVADQVVADIQEAGGEAVANYDSVAEFENGQKMVQQAIDAFGSIDIVVNNAGILRDRMIFNMTEEEWDTVIGVHLKGTFNMTRAAAPHFKAQKSGRFINFSSTSGLIGNIGQANYGAAKLGIAGITKVTALDMARYNVTANTIAPFAWSRLIGTIPTENEEQEQRVGKLKEMTPAHIAPIVSYLGSDDAADVTGQIFGVRGKEIMLFSQPRPIRSAYSSEGWSVEDIGNTVKEAFKNDFTSLDVSSDVFPYNPLV encoded by the coding sequence ATGGGACATTTAGATGACAAAGTGGCGATTGTGACAGGCGCAGGACGGGGGATCGGACGTGAAGTTGCTTTGCTGATGGCAAGTGAAGGTGCAAAAGTACTTGTCAATGATTTGGGTGGTGAAGCAAGTGGAGAAGGAAAAGACATTAAAGTTGCTGATCAAGTAGTTGCTGATATTCAAGAAGCAGGAGGAGAAGCTGTTGCGAATTACGATTCTGTCGCGGAGTTCGAAAATGGCCAAAAAATGGTGCAACAGGCGATTGATGCTTTCGGCAGTATTGATATCGTCGTCAATAATGCCGGCATCTTAAGAGATCGCATGATTTTTAATATGACAGAAGAAGAATGGGATACCGTTATCGGCGTCCACTTAAAAGGGACATTCAATATGACGCGTGCGGCTGCCCCACATTTTAAGGCACAAAAAAGCGGGCGTTTTATTAACTTCAGTTCTACTTCCGGACTCATCGGAAACATCGGACAGGCCAATTACGGTGCGGCGAAGTTGGGGATCGCCGGGATAACGAAAGTGACGGCACTTGATATGGCCCGTTATAACGTTACGGCCAATACGATCGCCCCGTTTGCGTGGAGTCGTCTCATCGGCACGATTCCAACGGAAAATGAAGAACAAGAGCAGCGGGTGGGAAAATTGAAAGAAATGACTCCTGCCCATATCGCTCCCATCGTATCGTACTTAGGAAGTGATGATGCAGCGGATGTGACCGGTCAAATCTTTGGCGTTCGCGGCAAAGAAATTATGCTGTTTTCGCAACCACGACCGATTCGTTCTGCCTATAGTTCCGAAGGGTGGAGCGTTGAAGATATAGGCAACACGGTAAAGGAAGCGTTTAAAAACGACTTCACATCCCTTGATGTTTCATCCGATGTATTTCCTTATAACCCATTGGTGTGA
- a CDS encoding crotonase/enoyl-CoA hydratase family protein yields MYETIKVDVSNKIMTITLNRPDQLNAYNRQMQNDFIHALDRADSDDEVRVVIVTGEGRAFCAGADLEKGGETFGFEGSIEEHRDGGGILALRIYELKKPIIAAINGPAVGIGATMTLPMDVRIASDKAKMGFVFARRGITQEACSGWFLPRIVGISQAMEWVSTGRIFKAEEALEKNLVSNVVPLGELMDTAVSLGREIADNTSAISVALSRQLMWKMMGADHPMEAHKIESKYLYWVGKREDAREGVNSFLEKREPNFDMKPSTDMPEFYPWWEERTFKS; encoded by the coding sequence ATGTACGAGACGATCAAGGTTGATGTCAGTAACAAGATTATGACGATCACCCTCAATCGCCCGGATCAGCTAAATGCGTATAACCGTCAAATGCAGAATGATTTCATACACGCACTGGATCGTGCAGATTCGGATGATGAGGTCAGGGTTGTCATCGTAACGGGTGAAGGCAGAGCTTTTTGTGCCGGGGCTGATTTGGAAAAGGGTGGCGAGACGTTCGGTTTTGAAGGCTCGATCGAAGAACACCGCGATGGCGGCGGGATATTGGCATTACGTATTTATGAATTAAAAAAACCGATCATAGCAGCCATTAATGGACCGGCAGTTGGTATAGGCGCAACGATGACGCTACCGATGGATGTTCGTATTGCTTCAGATAAAGCAAAGATGGGCTTTGTATTTGCAAGACGGGGGATCACGCAAGAGGCGTGCAGCGGATGGTTTTTACCGCGTATTGTGGGCATTAGCCAAGCGATGGAGTGGGTCTCTACAGGTAGGATTTTCAAGGCAGAAGAAGCGTTGGAAAAGAATCTTGTAAGCAACGTAGTTCCCCTTGGAGAACTCATGGATACGGCTGTTTCCCTGGGTCGAGAAATTGCGGACAATACATCTGCCATTTCAGTAGCGCTTTCCAGGCAGTTAATGTGGAAAATGATGGGTGCTGATCACCCAATGGAAGCGCACAAAATAGAATCGAAGTACCTCTATTGGGTTGGCAAACGGGAGGACGCACGGGAAGGTGTTAATTCTTTTCTTGAAAAACGCGAACCGAATTTTGACATGAAACCGAGCACAGATATGCCGGAATTTTATCCATGGTGGGAAGAACGTACGTTTAAGAGCTGA
- a CDS encoding acyl-CoA dehydrogenase family protein produces MGLSVYTDEHQIFRESLRRFLEKEVVPNLEEWDKEKSVPKEMWKKFGEHGFLCPWVDEKYGGAGVGFEYSVISIEEMAKIGFDMATSLHSDIVAPYIASHGTEEQKEKWLPKCVSGELPLAIGMTEPNTGSDLASIQTTAKKSGNDYIINGQKVFITNGMNCGMVLVACKTDTKADPPHKGISLIAVEDGTPGFIKAKKLDKLGRNTSEVAELFFEDCRVPVGNLIGEEGKGFQYMMEKLQQERLIQIIRSQTDAETMLEMTIDYCQTRTAFGKPISKFQHNQFKITEMATEIELGRTLLDQLLEGHLKGEEDIKRVSMAKWWITEMANRVAYHCLQLHGGNGYMEEYSIARRYRNVRMDTIAAGTTEIMKLIIARQMKL; encoded by the coding sequence ATGGGTTTAAGTGTTTACACCGACGAACATCAAATATTCCGCGAATCATTACGGCGATTTTTGGAGAAAGAGGTAGTCCCCAATCTCGAAGAATGGGATAAGGAAAAATCCGTTCCAAAAGAGATGTGGAAGAAATTCGGTGAACATGGATTTCTATGTCCATGGGTAGATGAAAAATATGGAGGAGCCGGCGTAGGTTTTGAATACTCGGTTATTTCAATCGAGGAAATGGCAAAAATCGGGTTTGACATGGCTACAAGCTTACATAGTGATATTGTGGCCCCGTATATTGCCAGTCACGGGACTGAAGAGCAGAAAGAAAAATGGCTTCCCAAGTGTGTATCCGGGGAATTGCCGCTGGCGATCGGCATGACGGAGCCAAATACCGGGTCTGATTTGGCCAGCATCCAAACGACGGCGAAGAAATCAGGAAATGATTACATTATTAACGGGCAAAAAGTGTTTATTACGAATGGTATGAATTGCGGAATGGTACTGGTCGCGTGTAAAACGGACACAAAAGCTGATCCGCCCCATAAGGGCATTAGTTTAATCGCTGTGGAAGATGGAACACCTGGATTCATTAAAGCAAAAAAATTGGATAAATTGGGTCGTAACACATCTGAAGTTGCGGAATTATTTTTCGAAGATTGCCGCGTGCCCGTCGGTAATTTGATTGGCGAAGAGGGTAAGGGCTTTCAATACATGATGGAAAAATTGCAGCAAGAGCGTCTGATTCAGATTATTAGAAGCCAAACAGATGCGGAAACGATGTTGGAAATGACCATCGATTACTGTCAAACAAGAACGGCCTTCGGGAAGCCGATCAGTAAATTTCAGCATAATCAATTTAAAATCACCGAGATGGCGACAGAGATTGAACTGGGACGAACGTTACTTGACCAATTGCTGGAAGGGCATCTCAAAGGCGAAGAAGATATAAAAAGAGTGTCAATGGCGAAATGGTGGATTACGGAAATGGCCAATCGCGTCGCCTATCATTGTTTGCAGCTGCACGGCGGCAACGGTTACATGGAGGAGTATTCGATTGCGCGCCGATACCGCAATGTCCGTATGGACACAATCGCGGCCGGAACAACGGAGATCATGAAATTAATCATCGCAAGACAAATGAAATTGTAA